Proteins encoded within one genomic window of Balaenoptera musculus isolate JJ_BM4_2016_0621 chromosome 12, mBalMus1.pri.v3, whole genome shotgun sequence:
- the WASF1 gene encoding wiskott-Aldrich syndrome protein family member 1 isoform X1 — protein sequence MPLVKRNIDPRHLCHTALPRGIKNELECVTNISLANIIRQLSSLSKYAEDIFGELFNEAHSFSFRVNSLQERVDRLSVSVTQLDPKEEELSLQDITMRKAFRSSTVQDQQLFDRRTLPVPLQETYDVCEQPPPLNILTPYRDDGKEGLKFYTNPSYFFDLWKEKMLQDTEDKRKEKRKQKQKNLDRPHEPEKVPRAPHDRRREWQKLAQGPELAEDDANLLHKHIEVANGPASHFETRPQTYVDHMDGSYSLSALPFSQMSELLTRAEERVLVRPHEPPPPPPVHGAGDAKPIPTCISSATGLIENRPQSPATGRTPVFVSATPPPPPPPLPSALSTSSLRASMTSTPPPPVPPPPPPPTTALQAPAVPPPPAPLQIAPGVLHPAPPPIAPPLVQPSPPVARAAPVCETVPVHPLPQGEVQGLPPPPPPPPLPPPGIRPSSPVSVAALAHPPSGLHPTPSTAPGPHVPLMPPSPPSQVIPASEPKRHPSTLPVISDARSVLLEAIRKGIQLRKVEEQREQEAKHERIENDVATILSRRIAVEYSDSEDDSEFDEVDWLE from the exons GTAAATATGCTGAAGATATATTTGGAGAATTATTCAATGAGGCACATAGTTTTTCCTTCAGAGTTAACTCATTACAAGAACGTGTGGACCGTTTATCTGTTAGTGTTACACAGCTTGATCCTAAAGAAGAAGAAT tGTCTTTGCAAGATATAACCATGAGAAAAGCTTTCCGAAGTTCTACAGTTCAAGATCAGCAGCTTTTCGACCGCAGGACTTTGCCTGTTCCATTGCAGGAGACATACGATGTTTGTGAACAGCCTCCACCTCTCAATATACTCACTCCTTACAG AGATGATGGTAAAGAAGGTTTGAAGTTTTATACCAATCCTTCATatttctttgatctatggaaagaaaaaatgttacaagatacAGAGgataagaggaaggaaaagaggaagcagaag CAGAAAAATCTAGATCGTCCTCATGAACCAGAAAAAGTGCCAAGAGCACCCCATGACAGGCGGAGAGAATGGCAGAAGCTGGCCCAAGGTCCAGAGCTGGCTGAAGATGATGCTAATCTCTTACATAAGCATATTGAAGTTGCTAATGGACCGGCCTCTCATTTTGAAacaag accGCAGACATACGTGGATCATATGGATGGATCTTACTCGCTTTCTGCCTTGCCGTTTAGTCAGATGAGTGAGCTTCTGACGAGAGCTGAGGAAAGGGTCTTAGTCAGACCACATgaaccacctccacctccaccagtGCATGGAGCAGGAGATGCAAAACCCATACCCACCTGTATCAG TTCTGCTACAGGTTTGATAGAAAATCGTCCTCAGTCACCAGCTACAGGGAGGACACCTGTGTTTGTGAGcgccacccccccacctcctccaccacctcTTCCATCTGCCTTGTCAACTTCTTCATTAAGAGCTTCAATGACTTCGACTCCCCCCCCACCAgtacctcccccacctccacctccaaccACTGCTTTGCAAGCTCCAGCAGTACCACCGCCTCCAGCTCCTCTTCAGATTGCCCCTGGAGTTCTtcacccagctcctcctccaATTGCACCTCCTCTAGTACAGCCCTCTCCACCGGTAGCTAGAGCTGCCCCAGTATGCGAGACTGTACCAGTTCACCCACTCCCACAAGGAGAAGTCCAGGGGCTGCCTCCGCCCCCACCACCGCCTCCTCTGCCTCCACCTGGCATTCGACCATCATCACCTGTCTCAGTTGCAGCTCTTGCTCATCCTCCCTCTGGGCTACATCCAACTCCATCTACTGCCCCAGGTCCCCATGTTCCATTAAtgcctccatctcctccatcacaaGTTATACCTGCTTCTGAGCCAAAGCGTCACCCATCAACCCTACCTGTAATCAGTGATGCCAGAAGTGTACTTCTGGAAGCAATACGAAAAG GTATTCAGCTACGAAAAGTCGAAGAGCAGCGTGAACAGGAAGCTAAACACGAAcgcattgaaaatgatgttgccACCATCCTGTCCCGCCGTATTGCTGTGGAATACAGTGATTCAGAAGATGATTCAGAATTTGATGAAGTAGATTGGTTGGAGTAA
- the WASF1 gene encoding wiskott-Aldrich syndrome protein family member 1 isoform X2 — protein sequence MPLVKRNIDPRHLCHTALPRGIKNELECVTNISLANIIRQLSSLSKYAEDIFGELFNEAHSFSFRVNSLQERVDRLSVSVTQLDPKEEELSLQDITMRKAFRSSTVQDQQLFDRRTLPVPLQETYDVCEQPPPLNILTPYRDDGKEGLKFYTNPSYFFDLWKEKMLQDTEDKRKEKRKQKKNLDRPHEPEKVPRAPHDRRREWQKLAQGPELAEDDANLLHKHIEVANGPASHFETRPQTYVDHMDGSYSLSALPFSQMSELLTRAEERVLVRPHEPPPPPPVHGAGDAKPIPTCISSATGLIENRPQSPATGRTPVFVSATPPPPPPPLPSALSTSSLRASMTSTPPPPVPPPPPPPTTALQAPAVPPPPAPLQIAPGVLHPAPPPIAPPLVQPSPPVARAAPVCETVPVHPLPQGEVQGLPPPPPPPPLPPPGIRPSSPVSVAALAHPPSGLHPTPSTAPGPHVPLMPPSPPSQVIPASEPKRHPSTLPVISDARSVLLEAIRKGIQLRKVEEQREQEAKHERIENDVATILSRRIAVEYSDSEDDSEFDEVDWLE from the exons GTAAATATGCTGAAGATATATTTGGAGAATTATTCAATGAGGCACATAGTTTTTCCTTCAGAGTTAACTCATTACAAGAACGTGTGGACCGTTTATCTGTTAGTGTTACACAGCTTGATCCTAAAGAAGAAGAAT tGTCTTTGCAAGATATAACCATGAGAAAAGCTTTCCGAAGTTCTACAGTTCAAGATCAGCAGCTTTTCGACCGCAGGACTTTGCCTGTTCCATTGCAGGAGACATACGATGTTTGTGAACAGCCTCCACCTCTCAATATACTCACTCCTTACAG AGATGATGGTAAAGAAGGTTTGAAGTTTTATACCAATCCTTCATatttctttgatctatggaaagaaaaaatgttacaagatacAGAGgataagaggaaggaaaagaggaagcagaag AAAAATCTAGATCGTCCTCATGAACCAGAAAAAGTGCCAAGAGCACCCCATGACAGGCGGAGAGAATGGCAGAAGCTGGCCCAAGGTCCAGAGCTGGCTGAAGATGATGCTAATCTCTTACATAAGCATATTGAAGTTGCTAATGGACCGGCCTCTCATTTTGAAacaag accGCAGACATACGTGGATCATATGGATGGATCTTACTCGCTTTCTGCCTTGCCGTTTAGTCAGATGAGTGAGCTTCTGACGAGAGCTGAGGAAAGGGTCTTAGTCAGACCACATgaaccacctccacctccaccagtGCATGGAGCAGGAGATGCAAAACCCATACCCACCTGTATCAG TTCTGCTACAGGTTTGATAGAAAATCGTCCTCAGTCACCAGCTACAGGGAGGACACCTGTGTTTGTGAGcgccacccccccacctcctccaccacctcTTCCATCTGCCTTGTCAACTTCTTCATTAAGAGCTTCAATGACTTCGACTCCCCCCCCACCAgtacctcccccacctccacctccaaccACTGCTTTGCAAGCTCCAGCAGTACCACCGCCTCCAGCTCCTCTTCAGATTGCCCCTGGAGTTCTtcacccagctcctcctccaATTGCACCTCCTCTAGTACAGCCCTCTCCACCGGTAGCTAGAGCTGCCCCAGTATGCGAGACTGTACCAGTTCACCCACTCCCACAAGGAGAAGTCCAGGGGCTGCCTCCGCCCCCACCACCGCCTCCTCTGCCTCCACCTGGCATTCGACCATCATCACCTGTCTCAGTTGCAGCTCTTGCTCATCCTCCCTCTGGGCTACATCCAACTCCATCTACTGCCCCAGGTCCCCATGTTCCATTAAtgcctccatctcctccatcacaaGTTATACCTGCTTCTGAGCCAAAGCGTCACCCATCAACCCTACCTGTAATCAGTGATGCCAGAAGTGTACTTCTGGAAGCAATACGAAAAG GTATTCAGCTACGAAAAGTCGAAGAGCAGCGTGAACAGGAAGCTAAACACGAAcgcattgaaaatgatgttgccACCATCCTGTCCCGCCGTATTGCTGTGGAATACAGTGATTCAGAAGATGATTCAGAATTTGATGAAGTAGATTGGTTGGAGTAA